In a genomic window of Nocardiopsis mwathae:
- a CDS encoding IS3 family transposase, translating into MCKVHAELNRQRHPVARRTVQRLMKAAGLRGVRRTGHPRTTVPAPGPDSRGDLVQRKFSATGPDQLWVTDIERREALFNRVEVKDRHRRPVAAGW; encoded by the coding sequence GTGTGCAAGGTCCACGCCGAGCTCAACCGCCAAAGACATCCGGTGGCCCGCCGCACCGTCCAGCGCCTGATGAAGGCCGCGGGGCTACGCGGTGTCAGGCGGACCGGGCATCCGCGCACCACCGTGCCCGCACCCGGCCCCGATTCCCGCGGCGACCTGGTGCAGCGGAAGTTCAGTGCCACCGGGCCCGACCAGCTGTGGGTCACCGACATCGAGCGCCGTGAGGCGCTGTTCAACCGAGTGGAGGTGAAAGACCGCCACCGCCGCCCTGTCGCAGCAGGGTGGTGA
- the ltrA gene encoding group II intron reverse transcriptase/maturase, translated as MQRKLHHWAVNDSGRCFDDLYNLVYDPAFLTVAWERVRTNKGARSAGADGIAARSLGPSQAAGMLQNLRQEVKERTFRPDPVREVMIPKANGRSRRLGIATVADRVVQASLKLVLEPIYEADFRPSSYGFRPRRRAQDAIAEIHYLASGARAYHWVFEGDITACFDEISHTALMDRVRDRVGDKRVLALVKAFLKAGILSKDLVYRGNLTGTPQGGILSPLLSNIALSILDEHFDAKWKALGPEWKRIKYRRSGGPTMKIVRYADDFVVMVHGSRDDAEALWEEIAAVLAPMGLRLSAEKSRVCHIDEGFDFLGFRIQRQTKKGTTKKYVYTWPSKKALASVIDKVRQLTRRHRHRTLADLLRRINPVLRGWCNYFRHGVSKRTFSYLDHFTWWRVVTWMRKRHHGLAWGVFCRRLLPRWQIRDGKTALFRPQKVEVTRYRYRGTQIPTPWTARPSEATATTA; from the coding sequence ATGCAGCGCAAACTGCACCATTGGGCGGTCAATGATTCCGGCCGCTGTTTCGATGATCTGTACAACCTCGTCTATGATCCCGCTTTCCTCACCGTGGCGTGGGAGCGGGTGCGGACGAACAAGGGTGCCCGCTCGGCGGGAGCCGACGGGATCGCGGCGCGGTCCCTCGGTCCGTCGCAGGCGGCCGGAATGCTCCAGAACCTCCGACAAGAGGTCAAGGAACGAACGTTTCGGCCCGATCCAGTGCGGGAGGTGATGATTCCCAAGGCGAACGGCAGGTCCCGCCGCCTGGGCATCGCTACCGTCGCCGACCGAGTGGTGCAAGCCTCGCTGAAGCTGGTCCTGGAGCCGATCTACGAGGCGGACTTCCGCCCGAGTAGTTATGGCTTCCGTCCCCGCAGGCGAGCCCAGGACGCGATCGCCGAGATTCATTACCTCGCCAGCGGCGCACGCGCCTATCACTGGGTGTTCGAGGGTGACATCACGGCCTGCTTCGACGAAATCTCGCATACCGCCCTCATGGATCGAGTGCGGGACAGAGTCGGAGACAAACGCGTGCTGGCCCTGGTGAAGGCGTTCCTCAAGGCGGGGATCCTCTCCAAGGACCTCGTTTATCGGGGCAATCTCACTGGAACGCCGCAAGGCGGGATCCTGTCACCGTTGCTCAGTAATATCGCCCTGTCCATTCTGGACGAGCACTTCGACGCCAAGTGGAAGGCGCTCGGCCCGGAGTGGAAGCGCATCAAGTATCGCCGGTCCGGCGGCCCCACGATGAAGATCGTCCGCTACGCGGACGACTTCGTCGTCATGGTCCATGGCAGCCGTGACGATGCCGAAGCGCTATGGGAGGAGATTGCGGCAGTGCTCGCGCCGATGGGTCTGCGCCTGTCGGCCGAGAAGAGCAGGGTCTGCCACATCGACGAGGGATTCGACTTCCTGGGCTTTCGCATCCAGCGCCAGACCAAGAAGGGCACGACCAAGAAGTACGTCTACACCTGGCCGTCGAAGAAGGCGCTCGCGTCGGTCATCGACAAGGTCAGACAGCTGACGCGCCGTCACAGACATCGCACACTCGCCGACCTGTTGCGCCGGATCAACCCCGTGCTACGGGGATGGTGCAACTACTTCCGGCACGGGGTGTCCAAGCGCACCTTCAGCTACCTCGACCACTTCACCTGGTGGCGGGTGGTGACATGGATGCGCAAACGACACCACGGGCTGGCCTGGGGAGTCTTCTGCCGCAGACTCCTGCCCCGATGGCAGATCCGCGACGGCAAGACAGCGCTGTTCCGGCCGCAGAAAGTAGAGGTCACGCGATACCGCTACCGGGGCACGCAAATCCCCACCCCCTGGACGGCGAGACCGTCGGAAGCAACCGCAACAACGGCATGA